The Verrucomicrobiia bacterium genome contains a region encoding:
- a CDS encoding cation-translocating P-type ATPase, whose translation MQVTSLLSRQSDSHRHGKGDPHHDHAHHDHHHDHADGAGCDHDHSHSEVRLIQVVIGLLFVINAFLVDWFFHRGAMAADASAMLGAIILGWPIVRTAIKDLRAGRLSTNELVALAVIASFASGNYREAGMVAFFMLMGEIIETRTADGARRSIESLIKLTPTKARRIRSDGGEEEVAASELAIGDVIRVRPGDNVSADGIILTGQTSINQANITGESLPVDKKSGDEVFAGTQNLTGVLEVKVNRAGQDTTLGRVRSLILAAEQTKLPIMRIVDQYMGFYTPLVLVIGALVWTFTQDLSRVIAVFIVACPCAFILATPTAMVAALSAAARLGILVKNIANIELAARINAFVFDKTGTITHGRLAVSRLAPLGDTKPAVLLRLASSAEKYSNHPTAKALASLAAEAGVPLSEPQDFTETAGRGVSAVVDGQKILVGRAQWLIDSGVTDDFLASVDLNETEGFSLVFVAVDGRCIGWIGLQDQTRAEARDAVSELKVIGVRRIAMVSGDRSPVAHRVGAEVGCDEVVGECLPQNKVEFVKAIRAKGYRVAVIGDGVNDAPALAAGDLGVAMGAAGSEVAINSASIALMNNDLRRLPFLVRLSRMTRSVINQNFMVGVVFVIGGLVLAAMKYIDPILAAIMHVVGALLVVFNSFRLVRQGEELEPFVTEPAGPASTDSKGTGAPSQSRLEQKTA comes from the coding sequence ATGCAAGTCACCTCCCTCCTCAGCCGGCAATCCGATTCCCACCGCCACGGGAAGGGCGACCCGCACCACGACCACGCGCACCACGACCATCATCACGACCACGCCGACGGCGCGGGCTGCGATCACGACCACTCCCATTCGGAGGTCCGGCTCATCCAGGTGGTGATCGGCCTGCTGTTCGTCATCAACGCCTTCCTGGTGGACTGGTTCTTCCATCGCGGCGCCATGGCCGCCGATGCCAGCGCCATGCTCGGCGCCATCATCCTCGGCTGGCCCATCGTCCGCACCGCCATCAAGGATCTCCGCGCCGGCCGCCTCAGCACCAACGAACTCGTCGCCCTCGCCGTCATCGCCTCCTTCGCTTCCGGCAACTACCGCGAAGCCGGCATGGTCGCCTTCTTCATGCTCATGGGCGAAATCATCGAAACGCGCACCGCCGATGGCGCCCGACGCTCGATCGAGTCCCTCATCAAACTCACCCCCACCAAGGCCCGCCGCATCCGCTCCGACGGTGGCGAGGAAGAGGTCGCCGCCTCGGAACTCGCCATCGGCGATGTCATCCGCGTCCGGCCCGGTGACAACGTCTCGGCCGACGGCATCATCCTCACCGGCCAGACGTCGATCAACCAGGCCAACATCACCGGCGAATCGCTGCCCGTGGACAAGAAGTCGGGCGACGAGGTCTTCGCCGGGACCCAGAACCTCACCGGCGTCCTCGAGGTGAAGGTCAATCGCGCCGGTCAGGACACCACCCTCGGCCGGGTCCGTTCCCTCATCCTGGCCGCCGAACAGACCAAGCTCCCGATCATGCGGATCGTGGACCAGTACATGGGGTTCTACACCCCGCTGGTGCTGGTCATCGGCGCCCTGGTATGGACCTTCACCCAGGACCTGAGCCGGGTGATCGCGGTCTTCATCGTCGCCTGCCCCTGCGCCTTCATCCTCGCCACCCCGACCGCCATGGTCGCCGCCCTTTCCGCCGCCGCCCGCCTCGGCATCCTGGTGAAGAACATCGCCAATATCGAACTGGCGGCCCGCATCAATGCCTTCGTCTTCGACAAGACGGGCACCATCACCCACGGACGTCTCGCCGTCAGTCGCCTCGCCCCGCTGGGCGACACCAAACCCGCCGTCCTCCTCCGCCTCGCCTCCTCCGCCGAGAAGTACAGCAACCATCCCACCGCCAAGGCCCTCGCCTCCCTCGCCGCCGAGGCCGGCGTGCCCCTGTCCGAACCGCAGGACTTCACCGAGACCGCGGGACGCGGTGTCAGCGCCGTCGTGGACGGTCAGAAGATCCTGGTCGGACGCGCCCAGTGGCTCATCGACAGCGGTGTGACCGATGATTTCCTCGCCTCGGTGGATCTGAACGAGACCGAGGGTTTCAGCCTCGTCTTCGTCGCCGTGGACGGGCGATGCATCGGCTGGATCGGCCTCCAGGACCAGACCCGCGCCGAGGCCCGCGATGCCGTGAGCGAGCTCAAGGTCATCGGCGTTCGCCGCATCGCCATGGTCAGCGGTGACCGTTCCCCGGTCGCGCATCGGGTCGGTGCCGAGGTCGGTTGTGACGAGGTCGTCGGCGAGTGTCTCCCGCAGAACAAGGTCGAGTTCGTCAAGGCGATCCGTGCCAAGGGCTATCGCGTGGCGGTGATCGGCGACGGCGTCAACGACGCTCCCGCCCTGGCCGCCGGGGACCTTGGCGTGGCCATGGGCGCGGCGGGCAGCGAGGTGGCCATCAACAGCGCCTCGATCGCGCTGATGAACAACGATCTCCGCCGGCTCCCGTTCCTGGTCCGGCTCTCCCGCATGACCCGTTCGGTGATCAACCAGAACTTCATGGTGGGCGTGGTCTTCGTGATCGGCGGCCTGGTGCTCGCCGCGATGAAGTACATCGACCCCATCCTCGCCGCCATCATGCACGTGGTCGGCGCCCTGCTGGTGGTCTTCAACAGCTTCCGCCTCGTCCGCCAGGGCGAGGAACTCGAACCGTTCGTCACCGAACCGGCCGGCCCGGCCTCCACGGACAGTAAGGGAACAGGTGCCCCCTCCCAAAGCCGCCTCGAACAGAAGACCGCCTGA
- a CDS encoding ABC transporter ATP-binding protein, protein MSQPSALLTGSVPAPPAADTAPARDAVVRVSGLSKIFKDFWGRPKARAVDNVAFEVRRGEVFGLLGPNGSGKSTTVKMLLGLLYPTKGVIEVFGRSPRHVATKARIGYLPEESYLYRYLDSRETLDFFGNLFQLPADKRKDRTEQLLEMVGLKNVQRRVVGEFSKGMQRRIGLAQALINDPDLVILDEPTSGLDPIGCREVKDVILALARRGKTVILSSHLLADVQDVCDRVVIYYGGRIQAMGSLSELLTERDSIRITAPVLPRATLERVLEILRAEAPSADAIRLDSPTQNLESYFLGVVQRARAAEAQTSGATSGGRVAAYLQSGTPASPADGDRLLDRLAAPVVPATPAPAPAPAPAAPEPDETRLAKLAQSAARPEPESTPAAPAAKPPAEELSKADDKLSSLLGGRPQ, encoded by the coding sequence ATGAGCCAACCCTCCGCCCTGCTCACCGGTTCTGTTCCCGCGCCGCCCGCCGCCGACACGGCGCCTGCCCGGGATGCCGTCGTTCGCGTGTCCGGCCTGAGCAAGATCTTCAAGGACTTCTGGGGTCGGCCCAAGGCGCGGGCCGTGGACAACGTGGCCTTCGAGGTGCGCCGGGGCGAGGTGTTCGGCCTGCTCGGACCCAACGGCTCGGGAAAGTCCACGACGGTCAAGATGCTCCTCGGTCTGCTCTACCCGACCAAGGGTGTGATCGAGGTCTTCGGGCGGTCCCCGCGCCATGTGGCCACCAAGGCCCGCATCGGCTACCTGCCGGAGGAGAGCTACCTCTACCGCTACCTGGATTCGCGGGAGACGCTCGATTTCTTTGGCAACCTCTTCCAGCTCCCCGCCGACAAGCGCAAGGATCGCACCGAGCAGTTGCTCGAAATGGTCGGGCTCAAGAATGTCCAGCGCCGCGTCGTCGGCGAGTTTTCCAAGGGCATGCAGCGCCGGATCGGCCTCGCCCAGGCCCTGATCAACGACCCCGACCTCGTCATCCTCGACGAACCCACCTCCGGACTCGACCCGATCGGCTGCCGCGAGGTGAAGGATGTCATCCTCGCCCTCGCCCGCCGCGGCAAGACGGTCATCCTCAGCAGCCATCTCCTCGCCGATGTTCAGGATGTCTGTGACCGGGTGGTGATCTACTACGGGGGTCGCATCCAGGCCATGGGCTCCCTCTCCGAACTGCTCACCGAACGCGACTCGATCCGCATCACGGCCCCCGTCCTTCCCCGCGCCACCCTGGAACGGGTTCTCGAAATCCTCCGGGCCGAGGCGCCGTCCGCGGACGCCATCCGGCTCGATTCCCCCACCCAGAACCTCGAAAGCTATTTCCTCGGAGTCGTCCAGCGGGCCCGCGCCGCCGAGGCCCAGACTTCCGGTGCCACTTCCGGCGGTCGCGTGGCCGCCTATCTCCAGTCCGGGACTCCTGCGTCGCCGGCCGATGGCGACCGGCTTCTCGACCGGCTGGCCGCCCCCGTGGTCCCGGCGACGCCGGCTCCCGCGCCCGCGCCCGCTCCGGCCGCACCCGAACCGGACGAGACGCGCCTCGCGAAACTCGCCCAGTCCGCCGCCCGGCCCGAGCCCGAATCCACACCGGCCGCTCCGGCCGCCAAGCCCCCGGCAGAGGAGTTGTCGAAGGCGGATGACAAACTCTCCTCCCTGCTGGGTGGGCGTCCCCAATGA
- a CDS encoding protease modulator HflK: MKPDHPHTHGPDHRHGDHPHRHEVPSGSAPTPAPQPDVPEDSGTVALSEALRSSFVIVRILLAGLVLYFLGSGIFTVGSQERAILLRFGEPIRRGGELELGPGLHWAFPYPIDEAVKIPVARLQTVRSTVGWYPVTPEMEAAGIVPDGGLSLNPAEGYAITGDGNLIHARAMVRYRITEPLKFYLNLRNGAAMMTNVVDNALVYAASQFDVDDALRRNVAGFREVVLRRVNELVVAHDLGVTIEPSDVVAIPPRQVKENFDAVLSAEAERGKSVSEAQGYANRVVNEARGQATAIVNAGETARSRLVESVSSEAQTFANLLPEYRKNPEFFLERLRIQSLGRILTNAQEKFYLPLGQRDELRLHLNREPVAPTKVGPVF; encoded by the coding sequence ATGAAGCCGGACCATCCCCACACCCACGGACCGGACCACCGGCACGGTGATCACCCGCACCGCCACGAGGTGCCCTCCGGGTCCGCCCCCACCCCGGCTCCTCAACCGGATGTCCCCGAGGATTCCGGCACCGTCGCCCTTTCCGAGGCGCTGCGCAGCAGCTTCGTCATCGTCCGCATCCTGCTGGCCGGTCTCGTCCTCTACTTCCTGGGCAGCGGCATCTTCACGGTCGGTTCCCAGGAGCGCGCCATCCTTCTCCGATTCGGGGAACCCATCCGGCGGGGCGGCGAACTCGAACTGGGCCCCGGCCTTCACTGGGCCTTCCCCTATCCCATCGACGAGGCGGTCAAAATCCCGGTCGCCCGCCTCCAGACGGTTCGTTCCACCGTCGGTTGGTACCCTGTCACCCCCGAGATGGAGGCGGCGGGAATCGTGCCGGACGGGGGCCTTTCCCTGAACCCGGCCGAAGGCTACGCCATCACCGGCGACGGCAACCTGATCCATGCCCGCGCCATGGTGCGGTACCGCATCACCGAGCCGCTGAAGTTCTACCTGAACCTCCGCAACGGCGCGGCGATGATGACCAACGTGGTGGACAACGCCCTCGTTTATGCGGCCTCCCAGTTCGATGTGGACGATGCCCTGCGCCGCAATGTCGCCGGTTTCCGGGAGGTGGTCCTGCGGCGGGTCAACGAGCTGGTGGTCGCCCACGACCTCGGCGTCACCATCGAACCCAGCGATGTCGTCGCCATCCCGCCGCGCCAGGTGAAGGAGAATTTCGACGCCGTGCTGTCCGCCGAGGCCGAGCGCGGCAAGAGCGTGAGCGAGGCCCAGGGGTATGCCAACCGGGTCGTCAATGAGGCCCGCGGCCAGGCCACCGCGATCGTCAACGCCGGCGAAACCGCCCGGTCCCGCCTGGTCGAATCGGTGTCCTCCGAGGCCCAGACCTTCGCCAATCTGCTCCCCGAGTACCGGAAGAACCCGGAGTTCTTTCTCGAACGGTTGCGGATCCAGAGCCTCGGCCGCATCCTGACCAATGCGCAGGAGAAGTTCTACCTGCCGCTCGGGCAGCGCGACGAACTGCGCCTGCATCTCAACCGCGAACCGGTCGCGCCGACCAAGGTCGGGCCGGTGTTCTGA
- a CDS encoding protease modulator HflC, which produces MKTSRINLVIGSLLLALFVLLLFLFQVRQTEVAVVTTFGKATRPITDPGLYLKLPWPIQKVTKLDKRLQAFEGKFEETLTGDNRNLLILVFAGWRIGDPALFYTRFAEGSLAEAERSLENILRTAKNAAVGRHSFARFISVNPDDLRFDQIEAEILAAVRKDAEPQGIEVEIARIKRIGLPESVTEKVFDRMRAERTKEVERLKAEGEEEAIKIRSAADLERDKLLAQADAQATRIRGEGEAEAARSFSVFQQNPNLAILFLKLNSLEATLKERATLVVDPRTPPFDLLLNPQQPDEVQPPFAVRTSP; this is translated from the coding sequence ATGAAGACCAGTCGCATCAACCTTGTCATCGGCAGCCTGCTGCTCGCCCTGTTCGTGCTCCTGCTGTTCCTGTTCCAGGTGCGGCAGACCGAGGTCGCCGTGGTCACCACCTTCGGCAAGGCCACCCGGCCGATCACGGACCCCGGCCTCTACCTGAAGCTCCCCTGGCCGATCCAGAAGGTCACCAAGCTCGACAAGCGTCTCCAGGCCTTCGAGGGCAAGTTCGAGGAGACCCTCACCGGCGACAACCGCAACCTCCTGATCCTGGTGTTTGCCGGCTGGCGCATCGGGGATCCGGCCCTTTTCTACACCCGCTTCGCCGAGGGCTCGCTCGCCGAGGCCGAACGCAGCCTCGAAAACATCCTGCGCACCGCCAAGAACGCCGCCGTGGGCCGCCATTCCTTCGCCCGCTTCATCTCGGTCAATCCCGATGACCTGCGCTTCGACCAGATCGAGGCCGAGATTCTCGCCGCCGTTCGCAAGGACGCCGAACCCCAGGGCATCGAGGTGGAGATTGCCCGCATCAAACGCATCGGCCTCCCGGAGAGCGTCACGGAAAAGGTCTTCGACCGCATGCGCGCCGAACGCACCAAGGAGGTCGAACGCCTCAAGGCCGAAGGCGAGGAGGAAGCCATCAAGATCCGCTCCGCTGCCGACCTGGAGCGCGACAAGCTCCTCGCCCAGGCGGATGCCCAGGCAACCCGCATTCGCGGCGAGGGCGAGGCGGAAGCCGCCCGGTCCTTCTCGGTGTTCCAGCAGAATCCCAACCTGGCGATCCTGTTCCTCAAGCTCAATTCCCTCGAGGCCACCCTCAAGGAACGGGCCACCCTGGTCGTCGATCCCCGGACGCCCCCGTTCGATCTCCTCCTCAACCCCCAGCAGCCGGACGAAGTCCAGCCTCCCTTCGCGGTTCGCACCAGCCCATGA